A part of Aegilops tauschii subsp. strangulata cultivar AL8/78 chromosome 2, Aet v6.0, whole genome shotgun sequence genomic DNA contains:
- the LOC141040728 gene encoding uncharacterized protein: MDNFVFLPAIGTRGGILIAASSDHIKVTPQPLLQGTFSVSALITDLCCNSPWLLTGVYGPQSDEDKLNFLNEIRHIKALAPSEWVVLGDFNLISRASEKSNSNINLRMIRAFRAAIDDLHLKELPLIGRRFTWSNERLNSTLTKIDKVLFTEEWESTYPDFQLLPGSTDISDHCPLIMKKIQARHFSGFRFEAWWPNEDGFSEVVSQAWSKQLHTNDCIRKLHIKLTRTAKALKKWSKNLIKERRFCSAVASEVILQLDLAMENRSLTQQELDLRALLKGRLLALAAIQKIRWRQRSRLVWIRVGDANTKLFHLRANSRRRKNHIPFLHHCGHVASDHEDKATVLKNHFISLLGQPESATLRMNWSNLNLPSADLTHLDHPFDLDELGKAIKEMAAEKAPGSDGFIGLSSKDVGTRLRWIC; encoded by the coding sequence ATGGACAACTTTGTTTTCCTTCCTGCTATTGGCACCAGAGGGGGCATCCTCATTGCCGCCTCCTCTGATCACATCAAAGTTACTCCGCAACCGCTGCTACAGGGGACTTTCTCAGTGTCCGCGTTGATCACCGACCTCTGCTGCAACTCGCCTTGGCTATTGACAGGGGTCTACGGCCCACAATCTGACGAGGACAAACTCAACTTCTTGAATGAGATCAGACACATCAAAGCCTTGGCTCCGTCTGAATGGGTTGTACTTGGAGACTTTAACCTTATTAGCCGTGCATCCGAGAAGAGCAACAGCAATATCAACCTTCGTATGATCCGTGCCTTTCGTGCCGCCATTGATGATCTGCATTTAAAGGAGTTGCCGCTGATCGGACGCCGCTTCACCTGGTCAAATGAAAGGCTGAATTCTACCCTAACCAAGATAGACAAAGTGTTGTTCACTGAGGAGTGGGAATCAACATACCCTGACTTCCAGCTACTGCCGGGATCCACTGACATCTCTGACCATTGCCCTCTGATCATGAAGAAGATTCAAGCGCGTCACTTCTCTGGATTCCGGTTCGAGGCTTGGTGGCCAAACGAGGATGGCTTCAGTGAGGTTGTCTCCCAGGCATGGTCCAAGCAACTGCATACCAATGATTGCATTCGGAAGCTGCACATCAAGCTTACTAGAACAGCCAAAGCCCTCAAAAAGTGGAGTAAAAACCTGATCAAAGAGAGAAGATTCTGCTCTGCAGTTGCCTCCGAGGTCATATTGCAGCTTGACCTTGCGATGGAGAACCGGTCACTAACACAACAGGAGCTTGACTTGCGTGCGTTGCTAAAGGGGAGGCTACTTGCCCTCGCTGCTATTCAAAAAATAAGATGGAGGCAACGATCAAGATTAGTTTGGATCAGAGTTGGCGACGCGAACACCAAGCTGTTTCACCTTCGCGCCAACAGCAGAAGAAGGAAGAATCATATCCCCTTCCTTCATCATTGTGGCCATGTTGCTTCTGACCATGAGGACAAGGCAACAGTCCTCAAAAATCACTTCATCTCCTTGTTGGGTCAACCGGAAAGCGCCACTCTGCGAATGAACTGGTCTAATCTTAATCTGCCATCTGCAGACCTGACACACCTGGATCACCCATTTGACTTGGATGAGCTGGGCAAAGCTATTAAAGAAATGGCAGCAGAGAAGGCACCGGGCTCGGACGGTTTCATTGGGCTTTCTTCAAAAGATGTTGGCACACGATTAAGGTGGATTTGCTGA